The following are from one region of the Methyloversatilis discipulorum genome:
- the bluB gene encoding 5,6-dimethylbenzimidazole synthase — protein MTATNDAHRYPDDARDALYRAIAERRDMRHFRPDPVDPAVLRRLLWAAHHAPSVGYMQPWRFVRVTDPALRRSIHGLVEEERLATARALGEREDEFMRLKVEGVLDSGELLVVALCGGREQHVFGRRTMPDMDVASCACAIQNMWLAARAEGLGMGWVSIFDPLKLAALLQMPDGARPLAVLCIGHVDAFYEAPMLELEGWASRLPEGLLIGDNVWPERAP, from the coding sequence ATGACAGCAACGAACGACGCCCACCGTTACCCCGACGACGCCCGCGACGCGCTCTACCGCGCCATCGCGGAGCGGCGCGACATGCGCCACTTCAGGCCCGACCCGGTCGATCCGGCGGTGCTGCGTCGCCTGCTGTGGGCGGCCCATCACGCGCCCAGCGTCGGCTACATGCAGCCCTGGCGCTTCGTGCGCGTCACCGACCCGGCGCTGCGCCGCTCCATTCACGGGCTGGTCGAGGAGGAGCGGCTGGCCACCGCGCGCGCGCTTGGCGAGCGCGAGGACGAATTCATGCGGCTCAAGGTCGAAGGCGTGCTCGACAGCGGCGAGCTGCTGGTGGTCGCGCTGTGCGGCGGACGCGAGCAGCACGTGTTCGGCCGTCGCACGATGCCCGACATGGACGTCGCTTCCTGCGCCTGCGCGATTCAGAACATGTGGCTGGCGGCGCGTGCCGAAGGGCTGGGCATGGGCTGGGTGTCCATCTTCGATCCGCTGAAGCTGGCGGCACTGCTGCAGATGCCCGACGGCGCGCGACCGCTGGCCGTACTGTGCATCGGCCACGTCGATGCGTTCTACGAAGCGCCGATGCTCGAACTCGAAGGCTGGGCCAGCCGGTTGCCCGAAGGTCTGCTGATCGGCGACAACGTGTGGCCGGAGCGCGCGCCGTGA
- the cbiB gene encoding adenosylcobinamide-phosphate synthase CbiB: MAGARAVNALHPFVVLALCACAGVMLDRRFGELRHLHPLVGFGHLAGWLQTRMNVGAWQSRPPTRLTGLLAWALAVLPLLSLALWLRGLGLPWQLATDLLLLYFALGARSLGEHAHAVSRPLAAGDLVEARRRVGWMVSRDTSQLDEAGVARAATESVLENGNDAVFGALFWFLLLGGPGALLFRLANTLDAMWGYRTPRLRYFGWAAARIDDVLNFVPARLTALSYALCGATRSALACWRAQAPAWDSPNAGPVMAAGAGALHLSLGGAAVYHGAVEQRPPLGEGAAPGAADIDRAVTLVASALRLWLTVALLLALGVHLS; encoded by the coding sequence GTGGCCGGAGCGCGCGCCGTGAATGCGCTTCATCCCTTCGTCGTGCTGGCGCTGTGCGCCTGCGCCGGCGTCATGCTCGACCGCCGTTTCGGCGAACTGCGCCACCTGCATCCGCTGGTCGGCTTCGGCCACCTGGCCGGCTGGCTGCAGACGCGGATGAATGTGGGCGCGTGGCAGAGCCGCCCGCCGACCCGGCTGACCGGTCTGCTGGCGTGGGCGCTGGCGGTGCTGCCGCTGCTGTCGCTGGCCTTGTGGCTGCGCGGTCTGGGCCTGCCCTGGCAGCTGGCGACCGACCTGCTGCTGCTCTATTTCGCGCTTGGCGCGCGCAGCCTGGGCGAGCACGCACACGCGGTATCGCGCCCGCTGGCGGCCGGCGACCTGGTCGAGGCGCGGCGGCGCGTCGGCTGGATGGTGAGCCGCGACACCTCGCAGCTCGATGAAGCCGGCGTTGCGCGCGCCGCCACCGAATCGGTGCTGGAGAACGGCAACGACGCGGTGTTCGGGGCGCTGTTCTGGTTCCTGCTGCTGGGCGGGCCCGGCGCGCTGCTGTTCCGGCTGGCCAACACGCTGGACGCGATGTGGGGCTACCGCACGCCGCGCCTGCGCTACTTCGGCTGGGCGGCGGCGCGCATCGATGACGTGCTCAATTTCGTCCCGGCGCGGCTGACCGCGCTGAGCTATGCGCTGTGCGGTGCCACGCGCAGCGCGCTCGCCTGCTGGCGTGCCCAGGCGCCGGCATGGGACAGCCCGAACGCGGGCCCGGTCATGGCGGCCGGCGCCGGCGCGCTGCATCTGTCGCTCGGTGGTGCAGCGGTCTATCACGGCGCGGTCGAACAGCGCCCGCCGCTGGGCGAAGGGGCGGCGCCGGGCGCTGCCGACATCGACCGCGCCGTCACGCTGGTGGCCAGCGCGTTGCGCCTGTGGCTCACCGTGGCGCTGCTGCTCGCCCTCGGAGTGCATCTGTCATGA